The genomic window GCTTGGTCTTTGTAAACGATGGGCTGCACTGAGTGTTCATGGGTGGAATAAGAcataaattatgttttaaaaaagctaaaaccccaaaaacatgagaaaatatttcatatgtCGATCTCTACTAAGGGAGATTTTTTTGGCCCCTTCAAAGATAAGTCCATGACCACCAGGGTAGGAGGGATGATGTTTAAACCAGCGCTGCTGTGAATGTTTTGGGGTAAAAAGAATGAATTGAACGCAATTTCCATTTCTTGCAGGTGTCATTGACCACAATGCCAGAGCTACAGGAGTCTTTGGAGGCATAAAAAGTGTGAAGGGGAGAATGAGCTCTGATGGTACCAGTGGGAGCAGCGTGAAAGGGCCGATCTCTGGAGGGGGGAAAGGTGGAAGCTCTGCAGGGAGTGGATCCATCTCTGGTGGGGGTGGATCCATCTCTGGAAGTGGAAAAGGCTCAGGatatggaggaggaggaagctcAGGTGGTAGAGGGTCCATCTGTGGAGGAGGATCCAGCTCTGGCAGTGGAGGGTCCATGtccaagggcagcagcatctctggagGTGGAGGATCCAGCTCTGGTGGAGGTGGAAAAGGCTCAGGATATGGAGGAGTAAGCTCTGGAAGTGGGGGATCCATCTGTGGAGGAGGATCCAGCTCTGGCAGTGGAGGATCCATgtccaagggcagcagcagctctggaggtggAGGATCCAGCTCTGGTGGAGGTGGGTCAAGTTATGGAGGTGGAAAAGGCTCAGGATATGGAGGATCCAGCTCTGGCAGTGGAGGGTCCATCTGTGGAGGAGGATCCAGCTCTGGTGGAGGTGGGTCCATCTCTGGAGGTGGAAAAGGCTCAGGATATGGAGGATCCAGCTCTGGTGGAGGTGGGTCCATCTCTGGAGGTGGAAAAGGCTCAGGATATGGAGGATCCAGCTCTGGTAGCAGTGGAGGGTCCATCTGTGGAGGAGGATCCAGCTCTGGTGGTGGAGGatccagctcttctggaggTGGAAAAGGCTCAGGATATGGAGGATCCAGCTCTGGCAGTGGAGGGTCCATGtccaagggcagcagcatctctggtGGTGGAGGATCCAGCTCTGGTGGTGGTGGATCCATTTGTGGAGGTGGAAAAGGCTCACAATATGGAGGAGGAAGTTCTGGTGGAGGCGGGTCAAGTTATGGAGGTGGAAAAGGCTCAGGATATGGAGGATCCAGCTCTGGTGGCAGTGGAGGGTCCATgtccaagggcagcagcagctctggaggtggAGGATCCAGCTCTGGTGGAGGTGGGTCAAGTTATGGAGGTGGAAAAGGCTCAGGATATGGAGGATCCAGCTCTGGCAGTGGAGGGTCCATCTGTGGAGGAGGATCCAGCTCTGGTGGAGGTGGGTCCATCTCTGGAGGTGGAAAAGGCTCAGGATATGGAGGATCCAGCTCTGGTAGCAGTGGAGGGTCCATCTGTGGAGGAGGATCCAGCTCTGGTGGTGGAGGatccagctcttctggaggTGGAAAAGGCTCAGGATATGGAGGATCCAGCTCTGGTGGAGGTGGGTCAAGTTATGGAGGTGGAAAAGGCTCAGGATATGGAGGATCCAGCTCTGGTGGAGGTGGGTCAAGTTATGGAGGTGGAAAAGGTTCAGGATATGGAGGATCCAGCTCTGGCAGTGGAGGGTCCATGtccaagggcagcagcatctctggtGGTGGAGGATCCAGCTCTGGTGGTGGTGGATCCATTTGTGGAGGAGGGAAAGGCTCACAATATGGAGGAGGAAGTTCAGGCAGTGGAGGTTCCATCTCTGGAGGTGGCCAGGGCTCTGGTGGGTATGGGTCTGGCTCCAGCAGTGGCAGATGCAGCCCCCAAAGTGGAGGCATGAGCTCTGGAGGTGGGAGTAGCTCTGGAAGGAGAGGCTCCATGTCTGGAGGCGGAGGACAGGGAAGTTCATGTCATGGAGGTTCCATGTCTGGAggtgggcagagctctgggggtTATGGATCTGGGTCCAGCAGTGGGAGATGCAGTCCCCAAAGTGGGGGGATGAGCTCgggaggtgggagcagctcttgcAGGAGAGGCTCCATGTCTGGAAGTGGAGGACAGGGAAGCTCTAGCAGTGGAGGCTCCATGTCTGGAGGGGGCCAGAGCTCCGGTGGATATGGATCtggctctggcagtgggagaTGCAGCCCTCACAGTGGGGGGATGAGCTCTGGAGGTGGGAGTAGCTCTGGAAGGAGAggctccatctctggaggtggAGGACAGGGAAGTTCATGTCATGGAGGTTCCATGTCTGGAggtgggcagagctctgggggtTATGGATCTGGGTCCAGCAGTGGGAGATGCAGTCCCCAAAGTGGGGGGATGAGCTCgggaggtgggagcagctcttgcAGGAGAGGGTCCATGTCTGGAGGTGGCCAGAGCTCTGGTGGTCATGGATCTGGCTCTGGGAGTGGGAGATGCAGTCCCCAAAGTGGGGGAATGAGATCTGGAGGTGGGGGTAGCTCTTGCCGGAGAGGGTCCATGTCAGGAGGTGGCCAGAGCTCTGGTGGTCATGGATCTGGCTCTAGGAGTGGGAGATGCAGCCCCCAGAGTGGGGGGATGAATTCaggaggtgggagcagctctggaaggaGAGGCTCCATTTCTGGAGGAGGACAGGGAAGCTCTAGCAGTGGAGGGTCTATGTCTGGAGGTGGCCAGAGCTCTGGTGGATATGGATCagcctctggcagctgcagcccccagagtgGGGGAATGAGCTCTGGCAGTGGCgggagcagctcaggcaggagaggctccatctctggaggtggTGGAAGCTCTGGCAGGAGAGGCTCCAtttcaggaggaggaggaagctcTGGTGGATATGGAtcaggctctggcagctgcagctctcacagTGCAGGAATGAGCTCtggaggtgggagcagctcaggcaggagaGGCTCCATCTCTGGAGGAGGAATGAGCTCAGGCCATGGAGGGTCCAGTTATGGCAGTGGTGGGTCCATGtgtggaggagaaggaggctcagggtATGGAGGCAGCTCAGGGTATGGAGGAGGAAGCTCAGGCAGGAGAggctccatctctggaggtggTCGCAGCCCTGGTGCTTATGGCTCTGGCAGTGGTGGGAGCAGTTCTGGAGGAGGAATGAGCTCTGGCTATGGAGGAGGGTCAGGCAGTGGAGGATCAAGCTCAGGGTGCATTGGTGGTGGAGAAGGGGGTTCCGGGTATGGAGGAGGCTCCGGGTATGGAGGAGGTTCAGGATATGGAGGAGGGTCAGGGTATGGAGGAAGCTCTGGCAGGAGAGGCTCCAtctctggaggaggaggaagctcAGGCCATGGTGGGTCCAGTTATGGCAGTGGTGGGTCCATGtgtggaggagaaggaggttCAGGATATGGAGGAGGGTCAGGGTATGGAGGAAGCTCAAGCAGGAGAggctccatctctggaggtggTGGAAGCTCTGGCAGGAGAGGCTCCATTtcaagaggaggaggaagctcTGGTGGGTATGGATCagcctctggcagctgcagcccccacagTGGCGGGATGAGTTCtggaggtgggagcagctcaggcaggagaGGCTCCATCTCTGGAGGAGGAATGAGCTCAGGCCATGGAGGATCCAGTTATGGCAGTGGTGGGTCCATGtgtggaggagaaggaggaacgGGATATGGAGGGAGCTCAGGGTATGGAGGAGGAAGCTCAGGCAGGAGAGGCTCCATTTCTGGAGGTGGTCACAGCCCTGGTGCTTATGGCTCCAGCAGTGGTGGGAGCAGTTCTGGAGGAGGAATGACCTCTGGCTATGGAGGAGGTTCAGGATATGGAGGGAGCTCAGGCAGGAGAggctccatctctggaggtggTCACAGCTCTGGTGGATATGGATCagcctctggcagctgcagcccccacagTGGAGGGATGAGCTCtggaggtgggagcagctcaggcaggagaGGCTCCATCTCTGGAGGAGGAATGAGCTCAGGCCATGGTGGGTCCAATTATGGCAGTGGTGGGTCCATGtgtggaggagaaggaggctcagggtATGGAGGCAGCTCAGGGTATGGAGGAGGAAGCTCAGGCAGGAGAggctccatctctggaggtggTCACAGCCCTGGTGCTTATGGCTCTGGCAGTGGTGGGAGCAGTTCTGGAGGAGGAATGAGCTCTGGCTATGGAGGAGGGTCAGGCAGTGGAGGATCAAGCTCAGGGTGCATTGGTGGTGGAGAAGGAGGTTCCGGGTATGGAGGAGGGTCAGGGTATGGAGGAAGCTCTGGCAGGAGAGGCTCCAtttcaggaggaggaggaagctcTGGTGGGTATGGAtcaggctctggcagctgcagcccccacagTGCGGGAATGAGCTCtggaggtgggagcagctcaggcaggagaggctccatctctggaggtggTCACAGCCCTGGTGCTTATGGCTCCAGCAGTGGTGGGAGCAGTTCTGGAGGAGGAATGAGCTCTGGCTATGGAGGAGGGTCAGGCAGTGGAGGATCAAGCTCAGGGTGCATTGGTGGTGGAGAAGGAGGTTCCGGGTATGGAGGAGGGTCTGGGTATGGAGGAAGCTCTGGCAGGAGAggctccatctctggaggtggTGGAAGCTCTGGCAGGAGAGGCTCCAtttcaggaggaggaggaagctcTGGTGGGTATGGATCagcctctggcagctgcagccctcacagtgcAGGAATGAGCTCtggaggtgggagcagctcaggcaggagaggctccatctctggaggtggTCACAGCCCTGGTGCTTATGGCTCCAGCAGTGGTGGGAGCAGTTCTGGAGGAGGAATGAGCTCTGGCTATGGAGGAGGGTCAGGCAGTGGAGGATCAAGCTCTGGTGGGTGCATTGGTGGTGGAGAAGGAGGTTCAGGCTATGGAGGAGGCTCTGGGTATGGAGGAGGTTCAGGATATGGAGGAGGGTCAGGGTATGGAGGAAGCTCTGGCAGGAGAGGCTCCATCTCTGGAGGAGGAATGAGCTCAGGCCATGGAGGATCCAGTTATGGCAGTGGTGGGTCCATGtgtggaggagaaggaggatcAGGATATGGAGGAGGGTCAGGGTATGGAGGAGGAAGCTCAGGCAGGAGAggctccatctctggaggtggTGGAAGCTCTGGTGGATATGGATCagcctctggcagctgcagcccccacagTGGAGGGATGAGCTCtggaggtgggagcagctcaggcaggagaGGCTCCATCTCTGGAGGAGGAATGAGCTCAGGCCATGGTGGGTCCAGTTATGGCAGTGGTGGGTCCATGtgtggaggagaaggaggctcagggtATGGAGGCAGCTCAGGGTATGGAGGAGGAAGCTCAGGCAGGAGAggctccatctctggaggtggTCACAGCCCTGGTGCTTATGGCTCTGGCAGTGGTGGGAGCAGTTCTGGAGGAGGAATGACCTCTGGCTATGGAGGAGGGTCAGGCAGTGGAGGATCAAGCTCAGGGTGCATTGGTGGTGGAGAAGGAGGTTCCGGGTATGGAGGAGGTTCAGGATATGGAGGAGGGTCAGGGTATGGAGGAAGCTCTGGCAGGAGAGGCTCCATCTCTGGAGAAGGAGGAAGCTCATGCTATGGAGGATCCAGTTATGGCAGTGGTGGGTCCATGTGTGGGGGAGAAGGCTGCTCAGGGTATGGAGGAAGCTCAGGGTATGGAGGAGGAAGCTCAGGGAGTGGGGAAATCAGTTATGGCAGTGGTGGCTGCATTGGTGGGGGAGAATGGGGCTCAGGATGTGGAGGAGGGTCAGGATATGGGGGAGCCTCTGGATATGGGGGAGACTCAGGTTATGTAGGAAGCTCTGGATATGGGGGAGTTTCAGGCTATGAAGGAGAGAGCTCAGCCAGGAGAGGATCAATCTCTGGAGGAGACGGAAGCTCCGTGTCCGGAGTTTGGGGTTCGAGCTCTGCTGGCACttgcagccctggcagtgctggggaaggaggttGGGGTTGCTCTGGAGTGGACAGTTGCTATGGAGGAGGGACCTGTGGAGATGGGACAGCCAGCTGCAGAGATGAGACCGAGGAATGCAGCTCAGGAGGAGGATGGTCTTCTCCAAGCCCCTGCTACTGCTCTGCCTATGGAAGAGGCTCAGGTTCCTTTGGAGATGCCGCCCACAAATAAAACTTGGATGCAAAATCTCACCAGTGGAACGGGGTGAAGCCTCATTGTCAGGGGCAATGGGACtttcctgctgtcactgctggtcTGGATGGGCTGTGCATCCttctgagctctccctgcacaacCGTCCCTGGACTCTCCATCCCACTCCTCTGCTGGACACTGACATTGTGActgtgtcccttccctgggcttTCTCAGAGCTTTAAATCTCAGGCTGTGTGGAACCTTTATCTTTGGCAACTAAAAGCTTGAAACCCTGTctggtgtgtttgttttggtctgGGGGAGGGCAGGACTCTGATGTCTCTGATGAGATGTTTGAGAGAACTTTCCATATAAATGAATCCATGGAAATCTGATCCAACCACAGGAAAAAGTGGAAGAAGTTGGCTGGAAAAGAATGACAAATTCTTTTACAGATTGTCTGCTGTAAAAATGGGGTTTAGGGCCAAATCCTTTAGGTCAGCGCAGGACACATGGCTACACCTCGGATCCATCATTCCCTCCAGGAGTTACTCATTAAAAAACGTGGGCAGATCCTCTGTGTAGCTTTTGTttggcactgcagctgcagatgaAGAAAGGAGCAGAAAGTCTGGGAATAACAAAGTCTCATCTCGCCTTTGGTTCAGTTTTCCCTTTTGAGTCCCAAGTTAAGGTGAGATGGGGTGTACCTGAGGAAACATTTCTTGGCCAACATCTGATTTTGGGGTTGTTCTGTGCAGGATCATGAGCTGGACTCAACGACTGTTGTGTGTcacttccaactcaggatattccatcATTCTGTGATCTCATTCAGTGGTGGTTTTTATCACAGGAAGCAAGATTCTCCCTAAATTTCTCCCAGAAATTCAAGTTCAATCAAAAGTTCTAAtgaagcacagagcagctgaattTATGTCAAAAGTTTGT from Prinia subflava isolate CZ2003 ecotype Zambia unplaced genomic scaffold, Cam_Psub_1.2 scaffold_52_NEW, whole genome shotgun sequence includes these protein-coding regions:
- the LOC134565467 gene encoding keratin, type I cytoskeletal 9-like, with translation MRRYFSRYGDGSFSSSSAHCGTLGGGDGRFRGFEHGYGSRSLHNLGGFRNVYTSGGYGGEGVRYGRCLGFSAWRQPERGFGGRGYFVGGFQSGGTGLGGTYRGGSGREVLGGGLGVGQQGAGQGQAGVLRGIEEVHVNTNLLRPIQLQVDPEFQRVRSDEREQIRALNNKFASFIEKVQCLERQNQALLAKWELLQQQSSGPEESRNINNFFQSYVTSLQRQLETLQSQKEQLDPEAYNMLQLVEDYKNRFEDEINKRTSKEEEFVELKKELDSAYMGKMEFDVRVDILRQELEFLRCLYEAELSQLQTVIGNTDVVVSMDNHRELNMDGIIEEVRQEYEGIAHRSTAEVDAMYRGRYQDLQNMWENQREQLRNSHQEIQELARHIQRLQPEIEITRKRNSSLQDSIRDAEHRGSSAIRDGQEKLQELEKALQQAKDDLSQLVRDYQELLNVKLGLDVEIAMYRSLLEEEENRIQEGSPATICVIDHNARATGVFGGIKSVKGRMSSDGTSGSSVKGPISGGGKGGSSAGSGSISGGGGSISGSGKGSGYGGGGSSGGRGSICGGGSSSGSGGSMSKGSSISGGGGSSSGGGGKGSGYGGVSSGSGGSICGGGSSSGSGGSMSKGSSSSGGGGSSSGGGGSSYGGGKGSGYGGSSSGSGGSICGGGSSSGGGGSISGGGKGSGYGGSSSGGGGSISGGGKGSGYGGSSSGSSGGSICGGGSSSGGGGSSSSGGGKGSGYGGSSSGSGGSMSKGSSISGGGGSSSGGGGSICGGGKGSQYGGGSSGGGGSSYGGGKGSGYGGSSSGGSGGSMSKGSSSSGGGGSSSGGGGSSYGGGKGSGYGGSSSGSGGSICGGGSSSGGGGSISGGGKGSGYGGSSSGSSGGSICGGGSSSGGGGSSSSGGGKGSGYGGSSSGGGGSSYGGGKGSGYGGSSSGGGGSSYGGGKGSGYGGSSSGSGGSMSKGSSISGGGGSSSGGGGSICGGGKGSQYGGGSSGSGGSISGGGQGSGGYGSGSSSGRCSPQSGGMSSGGGSSSGRRGSMSGGGGQGSSCHGGSMSGGGQSSGGYGSGSSSGRCSPQSGGMSSGGGSSSCRRGSMSGSGGQGSSSSGGSMSGGGQSSGGYGSGSGSGRCSPHSGGMSSGGGSSSGRRGSISGGGQSSGGYGSGSSSGRCSPQSGGMSSGGGSSSCRRGSMSGGGQSSGGHGSGSGSGRCSPQSGGMRSGGGGSSCRRGSMSGGGQSSGGHGSGSRSGRCSPQSGGMNSGGGSSSGRRGSISGGGQGSSSSGGSMSGGGQSSGGYGSASGSCSPQSGGMSSGSGGSSSGRRGSISGGGMSSGHGGSSYGSGGSMCGGEGGSGYGGSSGYGGGSSVVGAVLEEE